The following are encoded together in the Culex pipiens pallens isolate TS chromosome 1, TS_CPP_V2, whole genome shotgun sequence genome:
- the LOC120426589 gene encoding uncharacterized protein LOC120426589, producing MDSSTDTSFEEVVEESMMELIQRAEAFLSAHGSTSGSGSSGSANTSSSSHNHSTASDSSLSSIFSSNDDSFDGNGLNIFGNSSISTDSSFNSLNLSSNLDQSGVSSVSSIQRTISEDCVLVPGPAVPVVDLCSPRVQRNLIRRIANSAPILDSITLDDTVIEPPPPEAPQLAAPVINEYRDGPPAVKRSKEGPGEVLNLSQGAVGEPVIAISCPICFDSILKKPAASTICGHLFCNDCISQEIKVRKQCPLCKRKLARNNIHPVFFN from the exons ATGGATTCTTCAACGGACACAAGTTTCGAAGAAGTCGTCGAAGAAAGCATGATGGAACTGATCCAACGGGCGGAAGCTTTCCTTTCGGCTCACGGGTCAACATCCGGAAGCGGCAGTTCCGGATCCGCtaacaccagcagcagcagccacaaTCACAGCACTGCCAGCGACTCGTCGCTTAGCTCGATTTTTTCGTCCAACGACGATTCTTTCGACGGCAACGGATTGAACATTTTCGGAAACAGCTCTATCAGTACGGACAGTTCCTTCAACTCGTTGAATTTGTCGTCCAACTTGGACCAGTCCGGTGTCAGTTCTGTTTCGTCCATTCAACGCACCATTTCCGAGGACTGTGTCTTAGTGCCGGGGCCTGCGGTTCCGGTCGTCGATCTGTGTTCGCCGCGTGTTCAGCGAAACCTTATCCGCCGGATTGCCAACTCGGCCCCAATTTTGGACTCGATTACGCTGGACGATACGGTCATCGAACCGCCGCCACCGGAAGCGCCACAGCTGGCTGCTCCTGTGATTAATGAATACCGGGATGGACCACCGGCGGTTAAGCGGTCCAAAGAGGGCCCGGGAGAAGTATTGAATCTGTCGCAAGGGGCAGTGGGCGAACCGGTCATTGCCATCTCCTGTCCGATTTGTTTCGATTCCATTCTGAAGAAGCCAGCCGCGTCCACCATTTGTGGACACTTGTTTTG TAATGATTGCATCAGCCAAGAGATCAAAGTCCGGAAGCAGTGCCCGTTGTGCAAGCGAAAGCTGGCCCGAAACAACATCCATCCAGTTTTCTTTAACTAA